The nucleotide window TGTTAGGCTTCCATAATGCCAAGGATTATCCCAATACGTTTGCAAGCTGGGCTAAATCCATATATCCGGATGACAGACCTCAACTGGTGCAGGAGATTATGAAACATGTGAATGACGCTGGAGCAACGAATGCGTATAACATAATCAGTCGTATGATTACAAAAAGTGGAGAAGTCCGCTGGTTCCGATGTCTTGGACAAGTCGTCCGAAATCAGGCTGGCGTTCCGATCAAACTTCTGGGTATCATGTTTGATATTCATGAGGAGAAGAGTAAGTCGGATGAGCTGGAAGCACTCGTCACCCGATATGATCTTGTTAACCGCGCCTTGGTCGAGGCTCCATGGGATATGACCGTTGTGGCTGGAGACGTGGTTAATCCGAATAATGAATTTTGGTGGTCACCCCAGTTCCGCAGAGAATTAGGGTTCAAAGACGAGCAGGATTTCCCGAATGTGTTCAGCAGCTGGAGCAGCCGACTGCATCCGGAAGACCATGATCGGACGATCAACGAATTTGCCAGACATATGAATGATTACAGTGGTCGTACGCCGTACGATCTGGATTATCGTCTGCAACGTAAAGACGGGGAGTATCGGTGGTATCACGCGGGTGGGGAGACCATTCGGGATCATGATGGAGTACCGCTCCGCGTAGCTGGAACCATTCGAGATGTAACCCATGAGAAGAACAAGGAACAGATCGTAGAAGCCATGAATCTGAAAACCAAACAATTGTCGGAGTCCATTGGCGAGATGGTACGTGGAATCAACTCAATTACCGATCAGGCACAGGACTTGGTGACGGCACAGGAATTATCTGCCGATGCAGCCATTCAAGTGAAAAGCAGTGCAGATGATACGAAGAATATCACCGTGTTTATACGAGAGATAGCCAGTCAGACCAATCTGCTCGGGTTGAATGCAGCCATTGAAGCGGCGCGAGCGGGAGAGCTGAGACTGGGGTTTGGCGTCGTTGCCGGTGAAGTGCGTAAACTGGCTGATCATAGTTCAGAGGCCACAGTAAATATCGAAGACAGCATGCAAAAGATGAAAACGCTGATTGATCAGATTCTTGAGCACATCGGTAACATGTCTACGTTAACGCAAAATCAGGCTGCCCTGACACAGCAGGTAAATGCTTCAATGGATGAGATCAACACCATGTCACAGGATCTGGTTAATTACTCGCGGAATCTATAATCTCGAACCCGTTTGTTGTAACATCACGATCATTGGCATACATCATCGACAAAAAATCCACCGGGGGTATTTCTGCTCCCGGTGGATTTTTGTATTTCTATTGATAGCTAAGATGTATAGCTACAGTTTCAGCTAATGAATTATACTTGTTGAACTTTGATCAGGTTTGTATTACCGGATTGACCGATTGGAACACCAGCGGACAATACAATGATGTCACCTTTTTCAATGTAACCTGTTTTGATTGCGTTACGTGTAGCCGATTCGAACATTTCATCCGTAGTGGTTACTTTGTCGCCCATAACCGGAATAACACCGGAGAGCAGGCAGATTTTCGCCAATACTTCTTCATGTTGTGTAACTGCGATAATTGGTGCTTTTGGACGATACTTGGAGATCATGCGTGCTGTGAATCCACTCTCAGTCGAAGTGATGATTGCTTTTGCATTCAGTACGAGGGAAGAACTTACAGCGCCCTGACTGATAACTTCAGTAATATCAGCGATCTGTTGAGCCGATTTTTGTGCGAATTGCTCTTTGTAATCAATCATCGTTTCAGCACGGCGAGCAACAGCAGCCATCGTGCGTACGGATTGTACCGGATATTTACCAGCAGCTGATTCACCAGACAACATCACAACGTCAGCACCTTGAAGTACAGCGTTCGCCACGTCACTAACTTCGGAACGAGTAGGGCGTGGGTTCACTTGCATGGACTCCAGCATGTGTGTAGCTACGATAACCGGTTTACCAGCGCGGTTACATTTATCGATCATTTCTTTTTGCATCATTGGTACGTCTTCGATCGGTACTTCAACTCCGAGATCTCCACGAGCTACCATGATACCGTCAGAAGCCAAGATGATGTCGTCCAGATTAGTCATACCCTCTTGATTCTCGATTTTGGAGATGATCTGTACGTGCTCTACACCGCGTTCTTTCAGAATGCTGCGGATTTCACGGATATCGTCGCCTTTACGAACAAAGGATGCTGCGATAATTTCGATATCGTTTTCGATCCCGAATCCGATGTGCATAACGTCACGCTCAGTTACACCTGGCAGTGTCGTTTTGATTCCTGGCAAGTTAACCCCTTTGCGTGGTTTCAGAATGCCGCCGCTGATGATTTTACAATGGATATCGGATCCTTCCACGGACAGTACAGTCAGATCCACAAGGCCATC belongs to Paenibacillus sp. FSL H8-0079 and includes:
- a CDS encoding PAS domain-containing protein, producing MFRKSTESTKQLRIDAHQKLLEYSRKLVANAEKGDYGTGVEDGIEFQDNDEIASNIKKAVHMMKAQNEAVEMRLRMLNQAMNVGLWESEIVAGDPLDNNNIIAFSNEFRQMLGFHNAKDYPNTFASWAKSIYPDDRPQLVQEIMKHVNDAGATNAYNIISRMITKSGEVRWFRCLGQVVRNQAGVPIKLLGIMFDIHEEKSKSDELEALVTRYDLVNRALVEAPWDMTVVAGDVVNPNNEFWWSPQFRRELGFKDEQDFPNVFSSWSSRLHPEDHDRTINEFARHMNDYSGRTPYDLDYRLQRKDGEYRWYHAGGETIRDHDGVPLRVAGTIRDVTHEKNKEQIVEAMNLKTKQLSESIGEMVRGINSITDQAQDLVTAQELSADAAIQVKSSADDTKNITVFIREIASQTNLLGLNAAIEAARAGELRLGFGVVAGEVRKLADHSSEATVNIEDSMQKMKTLIDQILEHIGNMSTLTQNQAALTQQVNASMDEINTMSQDLVNYSRNL
- the pyk gene encoding pyruvate kinase, with amino-acid sequence MLKTKIICTMGPACDSIELLKVMIQEGMTVARLNMAHGELEDHVTRINNIRKAASELNTYIPIMMDIKGPEVRIGKLKEASCHLQAGKELILTTEEILGDAERISVNYPELNLVVKPGDRILIDDGLVDLTVLSVEGSDIHCKIISGGILKPRKGVNLPGIKTTLPGVTERDVMHIGFGIENDIEIIAASFVRKGDDIREIRSILKERGVEHVQIISKIENQEGMTNLDDIILASDGIMVARGDLGVEVPIEDVPMMQKEMIDKCNRAGKPVIVATHMLESMQVNPRPTRSEVSDVANAVLQGADVVMLSGESAAGKYPVQSVRTMAAVARRAETMIDYKEQFAQKSAQQIADITEVISQGAVSSSLVLNAKAIITSTESGFTARMISKYRPKAPIIAVTQHEEVLAKICLLSGVIPVMGDKVTTTDEMFESATRNAIKTGYIEKGDIIVLSAGVPIGQSGNTNLIKVQQV